A window of Polaromonas hydrogenivorans contains these coding sequences:
- a CDS encoding universal stress protein, translating into MYQRILLAYDGSAPGQQALLDCHEIAQWSHSELTLIAVMQLPLSTLGLDGGVYDETLQQEEKDRYQAILNTGLRQLTDAGVSAHGEVVIGDAVSEITRCARRIGADLIVVGHKHLDGWAARWWRGSVSKALIEQSPCSVLVVITH; encoded by the coding sequence ATGTACCAACGAATCCTGCTGGCTTATGACGGCTCTGCCCCCGGACAGCAGGCCTTGCTCGACTGCCACGAAATTGCGCAGTGGAGCCATTCGGAGCTGACGCTCATCGCCGTGATGCAGTTGCCCCTGAGCACCCTCGGGCTCGATGGCGGCGTGTATGACGAAACGCTGCAGCAAGAAGAGAAAGACCGCTACCAGGCCATCCTCAATACCGGACTGCGCCAGCTGACCGATGCCGGGGTGAGCGCGCATGGCGAAGTGGTGATCGGGGATGCGGTCAGTGAAATCACACGCTGTGCCCGCCGGATCGGGGCCGACCTGATCGTGGTGGGCCACAAGCATCTGGACGGATGGGCGGCTCGCTGGTGGCGTGGCTCCGTCTCCAAGGCGCTGATCGAGCAGTCGCCCTGTAGCGTGCTGGTGGTCATCACGCACTGA
- a CDS encoding HPr family phosphocarrier protein, producing MIKTRTTISNKLGLHARASAKFTKLAGSFRSEVWMSKGERRVNAKSIMGVMMLAAGIGSSVEIETDGTDEQAAMDALLALVADKFGEGE from the coding sequence ATGATCAAGACCCGGACCACCATCAGCAATAAGCTGGGCCTGCACGCCAGAGCTTCGGCCAAATTCACCAAGCTCGCCGGCAGCTTTCGCAGCGAAGTCTGGATGAGCAAGGGCGAGCGCCGCGTCAACGCCAAAAGCATCATGGGCGTGATGATGCTGGCCGCCGGCATCGGCAGCAGCGTTGAAATCGAAACCGATGGCACCGATGAACAGGCGGCCATGGACGCCTTGCTGGCGCTGGTTGCCGACAAGTTCGGGGAAGGGGAATGA
- a CDS encoding MFS transporter produces the protein MTPKEAIALPDRLNAKSATLVFLAFAAAYFCSALLRAITATLAPVLTQEFSLQAQGLGLLAGGYFLGFAAVQLPLGHWLDRHGPKRVILWFLSLAVLGCLAFSAAGSFTGLLVARVLLGMGVGACLMAALTGYRRWFDTATLLRANSWMLMTGSLGMLASTLPVQWLMPLTGWRALFWCLAALIVLSMAAIAWLVPRWRVAPAASPSTPALPHEAGYAPIWRSRYFRKMAPLAFFNYGGMVAIQTLWAGPWMVRVAGDTPLESATGLFWINASMLVTFWSWGLVNPCLARNGWSATRLIAWGVPLSLAVLACNILAGSATGWPGWALFCVTSSVMGLAQPAVGMSFRAALAGRALSAFNLVIFAGVFVAQWGLGLLVDAFSALGLAQVASFQAAMTVFLCCSIAAYSYFISVNADNSAQ, from the coding sequence GTGACGCCAAAGGAAGCCATCGCCCTGCCGGATCGGCTGAACGCCAAATCGGCCACCCTCGTTTTTCTGGCCTTTGCCGCTGCGTACTTCTGCTCGGCGCTGCTGCGCGCCATCACCGCCACGCTGGCGCCGGTGCTGACGCAGGAGTTTTCGCTGCAGGCGCAGGGCCTGGGGCTGCTGGCGGGCGGCTATTTCCTGGGTTTTGCCGCCGTCCAGCTGCCGCTGGGCCATTGGCTGGACCGCCATGGCCCCAAGCGCGTCATCTTGTGGTTCCTGAGCCTGGCCGTGCTGGGCTGCCTGGCCTTTTCAGCGGCCGGCAGTTTTACCGGGTTGCTGGTGGCGCGCGTGCTGCTTGGCATGGGCGTCGGTGCCTGCCTGATGGCGGCGCTGACGGGTTACCGGCGCTGGTTTGACACGGCAACGCTGCTGCGCGCCAATTCATGGATGCTGATGACCGGCTCGCTCGGCATGCTGGCCTCGACCCTGCCGGTGCAGTGGCTGATGCCGCTCACCGGCTGGCGGGCCTTGTTCTGGTGTCTGGCGGCGCTGATCGTGCTGTCGATGGCCGCCATTGCCTGGCTCGTTCCGCGCTGGCGGGTGGCGCCCGCCGCGTCGCCCTCAACGCCTGCGCTGCCGCACGAGGCCGGTTATGCACCGATCTGGCGCAGCCGCTATTTCCGCAAAATGGCCCCGCTGGCTTTTTTCAACTACGGCGGCATGGTGGCGATTCAGACGCTGTGGGCCGGTCCGTGGATGGTCAGGGTCGCCGGCGACACGCCGCTGGAGTCGGCCACCGGCCTGTTCTGGATCAACGCCAGCATGCTGGTGACCTTCTGGAGCTGGGGCCTGGTCAACCCCTGCCTGGCCCGCAACGGCTGGTCGGCCACCCGCCTGATTGCCTGGGGCGTGCCGCTCAGCCTGGCGGTGCTGGCCTGCAACATTCTTGCCGGCAGCGCCACCGGCTGGCCGGGTTGGGCGCTGTTTTGCGTCACATCGAGTGTCATGGGGCTGGCCCAGCCGGCCGTCGGCATGTCGTTCAGAGCCGCGCTGGCCGGGCGTGCGCTGTCGGCCTTTAATCTGGTCATTTTTGCCGGGGTATTTGTCGCGCAGTGGGGCCTTGGTTTGCTGGTTGACGCTTTTTCCGCCCTTGGCCTGGCGCAGGTCGCCAGCTTTCAGGCGGCCATGACGGTTTTTTTATGTTGCTCTATCGCCGCATATAGCTACTTCATCAGTGTGAACGCCGATAATTCAGCGCAATGA
- a CDS encoding PTS sugar transporter subunit IIA: protein MNGILIIAHAPLASAFLQCVQHVFPDHPAGMAALDVLPSMPPEETLAQASLLLKQLDTPQTLVLTDIFGATPCNVAQQLADGVATKLVTGMNLPMLLRAVSYRNESLDVLVARALAGASQGVMQVAVTAPQNQIRRENDQDPDHHQQ from the coding sequence ATGAACGGCATTCTCATCATCGCCCATGCACCGCTGGCCTCGGCTTTCCTCCAGTGCGTGCAGCATGTCTTTCCCGACCATCCCGCCGGCATGGCGGCGCTCGATGTCCTGCCCAGCATGCCGCCCGAGGAAACGCTGGCCCAGGCCAGCCTTCTGCTCAAGCAGCTCGACACCCCGCAGACCCTGGTTCTGACCGATATCTTCGGGGCGACGCCCTGCAATGTGGCGCAGCAACTGGCCGACGGCGTGGCGACCAAACTGGTCACCGGCATGAATTTGCCCATGCTGCTGCGTGCGGTGAGTTACCGCAACGAGTCGCTCGATGTGCTGGTGGCGCGTGCGCTGGCGGGCGCCAGCCAGGGCGTGATGCAGGTGGCCGTCACCGCACCCCAAAATCAAATACGAAGAGAAAATGATCAAGACCCGGACCACCATCAGCAATAA
- a CDS encoding dodecin, producing the protein MNSHVYKQLELTGSSTVGIEDAVSAAIAKAHETVRNIQWFTITETRGHVVDGKVAHWQVSLKIGFTLE; encoded by the coding sequence ATGAACAGCCATGTGTACAAGCAGCTTGAGTTGACCGGTTCCTCAACCGTCGGTATTGAAGATGCGGTGAGCGCCGCCATTGCCAAGGCGCATGAGACGGTGCGCAACATCCAGTGGTTCACCATCACCGAGACCCGGGGCCATGTGGTCGATGGCAAGGTGGCGCACTGGCAGGTGTCCCTGAAAATCGGCTTCACGCTTGAATAA
- the ptsP gene encoding phosphoenolpyruvate--protein phosphotransferase has protein sequence MTFSVHGLAVSRGVAIGRAVLVASSRADVSHYFVDPATTEDEIARVRLSRNAVMDEITRLQHDLPRDAPHEIAALLDVHLMLLQDEMLIGGVKHWITERYYNAEWALTTQYELIARQFDEMEDPYLRERKADLEQVVERVLCHMKGAASPLQAARQGAVRAGSSRKQSQQDLLLDDTLDVPLVLVAHDISPADMLQFKQSLFAGFATDVGGKTSHTAIVARSMDIPAVVGARSASQLIKQDDWVIIDGDAGVLIVDPSPIILAEYGFKQRQGELERLRLNRLRHTPALTMDRQRIELLANIEMPDDTLGAVEAGAVGVGLFRSEFLFMGRAGKLPDENEQYLAYRKAIEGMQGMPVTIRTVDIGSDKPLDRPTAKAQDGHLNPALGLRAIRWSLADPPMFLTQLRAILRAAAHGQVNLLVPMLAHASEIRQTLDLINQARAQLDARGFVYGPVRLGAMIEVPAAALTVPVFLKYFDFLSIGTNDLTQYTLAIDRSDESVAHLYDPCHPAVLRLIADTIAECNAQKKGVSVCGEMAGDVSMTRLLLGLGLRSFSMHPSQILAVKQQILRADTGKLKLWAQEVLQSENPAALL, from the coding sequence ATGACGTTCTCGGTCCACGGTCTGGCGGTCTCGCGCGGTGTTGCCATTGGCCGCGCGGTGCTGGTGGCCTCCAGCCGGGCGGATGTCAGCCATTATTTTGTCGATCCCGCCACCACCGAGGACGAGATTGCGCGCGTCAGGCTGTCGCGCAATGCGGTCATGGATGAAATCACGCGGCTGCAGCATGACCTGCCCAGGGACGCGCCGCACGAAATCGCGGCCTTGCTGGATGTTCACCTGATGCTGCTGCAGGACGAAATGCTCATCGGCGGCGTGAAGCACTGGATCACCGAGCGCTACTACAACGCCGAATGGGCGCTGACAACGCAGTACGAACTCATTGCGCGCCAGTTTGACGAAATGGAAGACCCCTACCTGCGCGAGCGCAAGGCCGACCTGGAGCAGGTCGTGGAGCGCGTGCTGTGCCACATGAAGGGCGCCGCCTCACCGCTGCAGGCGGCCCGGCAAGGCGCGGTGCGGGCCGGCAGCAGCCGCAAGCAGTCGCAGCAGGATCTGCTGCTCGACGACACCCTGGATGTGCCGCTGGTGCTGGTGGCGCACGATATTTCACCGGCCGACATGCTGCAGTTCAAGCAGAGCCTGTTTGCCGGCTTTGCCACCGACGTGGGCGGCAAGACCTCGCACACGGCCATCGTGGCGCGCAGCATGGACATTCCGGCGGTGGTCGGCGCGCGCAGCGCCAGCCAGCTGATCAAGCAGGATGACTGGGTCATCATCGACGGCGATGCCGGCGTGCTGATCGTCGATCCATCGCCCATCATCCTGGCCGAATACGGTTTCAAGCAGCGCCAGGGCGAACTGGAGCGGCTGCGGCTGAACCGCCTGCGCCACACCCCGGCGCTGACGATGGACAGGCAGCGCATCGAGCTGCTGGCCAATATCGAAATGCCCGACGACACGCTGGGCGCGGTCGAGGCCGGAGCCGTGGGCGTGGGGCTGTTTCGCAGCGAATTTCTGTTCATGGGCCGGGCCGGCAAGCTGCCCGACGAGAACGAGCAGTACCTGGCCTACCGCAAGGCCATCGAAGGCATGCAGGGCATGCCGGTGACCATCCGCACCGTCGATATCGGATCGGACAAGCCGCTGGACCGGCCCACCGCCAAGGCGCAGGATGGGCATCTGAACCCGGCGCTGGGCTTGCGCGCCATTCGCTGGAGCCTGGCCGACCCGCCGATGTTCCTGACGCAGCTGCGCGCCATCCTGCGCGCCGCCGCCCATGGCCAGGTCAACCTGCTGGTGCCCATGCTGGCCCACGCCAGCGAAATCCGCCAGACGCTGGACCTGATCAACCAGGCGCGCGCACAACTCGATGCCCGTGGCTTTGTCTATGGCCCGGTGCGTCTGGGCGCCATGATCGAGGTTCCGGCGGCGGCGCTGACGGTGCCGGTGTTCCTCAAGTATTTTGATTTTTTGTCCATCGGCACCAACGACCTGACGCAGTACACGCTGGCCATCGACCGCTCGGACGAGTCGGTCGCGCACCTCTACGACCCCTGCCATCCGGCGGTGCTGCGCCTGATCGCCGACACGATTGCCGAATGCAATGCCCAGAAAAAGGGCGTCAGCGTCTGCGGCGAGATGGCCGGAGACGTCAGCATGACGCGGCTGCTGCTCGGGCTGGGGCTGCGCAGCTTTTCAATGCATCCGTCGCAGATTCTGGCCGTCAAGCAGCAAATCTTGCGGGCGGATACCGGCAAACTCAAGCTGTGGGCGCAGGAAGTGCTGCAAAGCGAAAATCCGGCGGCCTTGCTTTAG
- the gtfA gene encoding sucrose phosphorylase, whose product MKNEVQLITYADRLSGGTLQDLRALLNGPLAGVFGAVHILPFFYSIHGADAGFDPIDHTRVDPSLGDWSDIKALAQDMDVMADVIVNHMSSDSPQFIDYSKHGAASPYNGLFLTFDAVFPEGATEEDLMSVYRPRPGLPFTCMTLANGEKKILWTTFTPKQLDIDVQHPQGRSYLESILQALASNGVKMIRLDAVGYAIKKQGDSCFLMPETFGFIDEFAALCRSVGLEVLVEVHSYYRKQIEIAKRVDWVYDFALPPLVLHAFFFKTGKHLKQWISQRPTNALTVLDTHDGIGIIDIGADPSDRVNRPGLVPPQELDRLVEIIHINSGGQSREATGAAASNLDLYQVNCTFYDAMGRDDTAYLLARAIQFFMPGIPQVYYVGLLAGRNDMDLLERTRVGRDINRHRYVSAEVDSELGRPVVQQLLELIRLRNAHPAFDGAFSVEPTDDSCLHMRWINGPVVAELLVDFTDLRHELLFTDEGGTRRIAFAKAF is encoded by the coding sequence ATGAAAAACGAAGTCCAACTCATCACCTATGCCGACCGCTTGAGCGGCGGAACCCTCCAGGATCTACGTGCGCTTTTGAATGGCCCGCTGGCCGGTGTTTTCGGCGCTGTTCATATCCTGCCGTTCTTCTACTCGATCCATGGTGCGGATGCCGGGTTCGACCCCATAGACCACACCCGCGTGGACCCCTCCCTGGGCGACTGGAGCGACATCAAGGCTCTGGCGCAGGACATGGATGTGATGGCCGATGTGATCGTCAACCACATGTCGTCAGACTCCCCGCAGTTCATCGACTATTCAAAACATGGCGCGGCGTCGCCCTACAACGGTCTTTTCCTGACTTTTGACGCTGTTTTCCCTGAAGGCGCCACCGAGGAAGATCTGATGTCTGTGTATCGGCCGCGTCCAGGTTTGCCCTTCACCTGCATGACGCTGGCCAATGGCGAAAAAAAAATTCTCTGGACAACATTCACGCCCAAGCAACTGGACATTGATGTGCAGCATCCGCAAGGCCGCAGCTATCTTGAGTCAATCTTGCAGGCACTGGCTTCCAACGGTGTGAAGATGATCCGACTGGACGCTGTGGGCTATGCGATCAAGAAGCAGGGCGACAGCTGCTTCTTGATGCCCGAGACTTTCGGTTTCATCGACGAGTTCGCTGCACTGTGCCGCTCGGTGGGGCTTGAGGTTCTGGTCGAGGTGCATTCCTACTATCGCAAACAGATCGAGATCGCCAAACGCGTTGACTGGGTGTACGACTTCGCTCTGCCGCCCCTGGTGCTCCACGCGTTTTTCTTCAAGACAGGAAAGCACCTCAAGCAATGGATTTCCCAGCGGCCGACCAACGCATTGACGGTACTCGACACACACGACGGGATCGGCATCATCGATATAGGCGCTGATCCGTCTGATCGCGTGAACAGACCCGGCCTGGTGCCGCCCCAGGAGCTCGACCGGTTGGTGGAAATCATCCACATCAACAGCGGCGGCCAGAGCCGCGAAGCAACGGGCGCAGCTGCGTCCAACCTCGACCTTTATCAGGTCAATTGCACTTTTTATGACGCGATGGGCCGCGATGACACGGCCTACCTGTTGGCTCGCGCGATCCAGTTCTTCATGCCGGGCATTCCGCAGGTCTATTACGTCGGATTGCTGGCGGGCAGGAATGACATGGACTTGCTTGAGCGTACCCGCGTGGGTCGGGATATCAACCGGCACCGTTACGTGAGCGCTGAGGTCGATTCAGAACTCGGGCGGCCAGTCGTACAGCAGCTCCTCGAGTTGATCCGGCTACGTAATGCGCATCCCGCGTTCGACGGCGCGTTCAGTGTCGAGCCAACCGACGACAGCTGCTTGCACATGCGGTGGATCAACGGGCCTGTGGTGGCTGAGCTGCTCGTCGACTTCACCGACCTTCGCCATGAACTCCTGTTCACGGATGAGGGCGGGACGAGGCGGATTGCTTTTGCCAAGGCGTTTTAA